ATACGCAGCAGCAGCGCCAGGCTGACGCAGCAGATCACCAGCGAACTGCCGCCGTAGCTGAGAAATGGCAGGGTCAGCCCTTTGGTCGGTAACAGGCCAACGTTCACGCCGATATTGATCAGCACCTGACCGATCCACAGGAATGCCAGACCGTAGGCCACATAGGCCGAGAAAAACTGCTTGGCCTTCTCGGCCCACAGGCCGATATACAGGGCGCGTACGCTGACGAAGACGAACAGTGCGACGGTAATCAGTGCACCGACCATGCCCAGCTCCTCGGCCAGTACGGCAAATACGAAGTCGGTATGTGCTTCCGGCAGGTAGAACTGTTTCTGCACGCTGTTGCCCAGGCCAACGCCGAACCACTCACCACGACCGAAGGCGATCAGCGCCTGGCTCAGTTGGTAACCGGCACCGTACTGATCAGCCCAGGGGTCGACGAAGTTGGTCAGACGCTCCAGGCGATAGGCCTGGCTGGTCATCACCAACACGCCAAGGCCGAGAACGCAGGCCGCCAGCGGAATAAAGCGCAGCAGGTTGACCCCGCCAAGGAACAGCATGGCGATGGCCGCGCCAACCAGCACCACGGTGGCGCCGAAGTCCGGCTCGGCCAGCAGCAGCGCGGCAATCGGGCCCAGCACCAGCATCGGCTTGATAAAGCCGGTGAGTTTCTCGCGTACTTC
This DNA window, taken from Pseudomonas sp. SG20056, encodes the following:
- the ftsW gene encoding putative lipid II flippase FtsW, whose product is MLARLMALPSPLHTRRGIDLDFPLLAGCLALLGLGLVMIASASSEVAAVQSGNPLYHMIRHLIYLAIGLGAALATLLVPMALWQRYSGMLLLAAVVLLILVLLPGIGREVNGAKRWIGLGVFNLQPSELAKLFSVMFIAAYLVRRQEEVREKLTGFIKPMLVLGPIAALLLAEPDFGATVVLVGAAIAMLFLGGVNLLRFIPLAACVLGLGVLVMTSQAYRLERLTNFVDPWADQYGAGYQLSQALIAFGRGEWFGVGLGNSVQKQFYLPEAHTDFVFAVLAEELGMVGALITVALFVFVSVRALYIGLWAEKAKQFFSAYVAYGLAFLWIGQVLINIGVNVGLLPTKGLTLPFLSYGGSSLVICCVSLALLLRIEWERRTQLGNEDVDFKESDFFEGQPAEEVQHAR